One Pyrus communis chromosome 4, drPyrComm1.1, whole genome shotgun sequence genomic region harbors:
- the LOC137732830 gene encoding uncharacterized protein: MHTVLHERILFTNFIPKNAPLTTLSSPSNLIKGYGKAHIMLSNDTILTIDEALYSPHSERTLLSFKDIRDNNSHVETHVENGVEFLRITSYEYGQKRFLEKMECIPSGNLFTVHFADSHFYETVFPSLGGYKNVNVPDEQHELLWMTPTLSHLDPHTAQSENELQHILDLQSMPYAFTDLA; the protein is encoded by the exons ATGCACACCGTTTTGCATGAACGCATATtgttcactaacttcatacctaagaatgcacctctgacaaccctctcaagcccatccaacctgatcaaaggatacggtaaggcacatataatgttgtccaatgatacaatcttgaccattgatgaggctcTTTATTCTCCACATTCCGAAAGAACATTGTTGAGCtttaaggacattagagataacaattCCCACGTTGAAACCCAcgtagaaaatggagttgaatttctacgcataacttcctacgaatatggccaaaagcgttttctagagaagatggagtGTATCCCGAGTG GCAATTTGTTTACCGTTCATTTCGCGGATtctcacttctatgagacagttttcccgtcgttagggggatataagaacgtcaacgttcctgaTGAACAACACGAATTATTGTGGATGAcccccactttgtctcatttagatccccataCTGCTCAGTCTGAAAATGAATTGCAGCACATATTAGATCTTCAAAGCATGCCATATGCTTTCACCGATCTAGCATGA